In the genome of Achromobacter sp. MFA1 R4, the window CACGTCCAGCGCATCGCCTACGAACACGTCAGCTTTCACGCCGGCGTCCGGGATGCCCACTGCTACGGCGCCTTCCGCGCGCTGGTGGAAATGGCCGCCGATCGCCGCAACATCGAGCTTGTCGGAACGAACGTCCAGACGGTAAAACGCCACTGGACGGGGAAGGGTGGGGCGGACAAGGCCGCCATGGTCGCCCAGGCCCGCGCCCGTGGCTTCCGTCCCGAAACCGACAACGACGCCGACGCCCTCGCCGTGCTGGACTGGGCAGTCGCACAGGAGCGTGCAGCATGACCTGGTGGCAGATCACCCTGGCCGTTCTGGCTTTCATCGCCCTGTGCGCGTTCCTGGCGATCTGGGCGAAGGCAGCGGCATACCGGCGCGAAGCCGAAGAGTACGGAGACGACGATGCCCAGAACTCCTGACGAAATCATCGCGGCCAGCAAAGCGCGCACTCAGGCCGCGACGAAGCTGCGCCGCATGGGCTACCGCTTCGCCAAGAAGGCCGCGACCGAGGCCGAAGCCGTGGCCGCCATCCACCGCATCACCGGCTGGCCGCTGCCCGAGCGCGGCGCGAGCATCGAATACCTGCAGCGCTTCGCCAGCATGCCCGAGGGCGTGCCCGCGCCCAGCCGTGAGCGCAAGCCGCTGCACGCCGAGCCATACCGCCTGGACCGGTGGCTGCGCGCCGCGGCTGCCCGTGCCGCCCAGGCCCAGCGGCCCCTGGTGCACGCCGTCAGCACGGTGGACAACTGGCGCCGCCTGGAGGTCGACGCATGACGCCCATCACGCCCGCCCCGCCCATCGACTGGAACCGCGTGTTCCTGACCCTGCGCAGCGAGGGCTACACGCTGCACGACGTGGCCGCCTACACCCGGATCCCCAGGGGCACGATGATGGGGTGGATGCAGGGCGCCGAGCCCCGCCACCAGGACGGCGAGACGATCATCAAGTTCTGGACCGAGGCCACCCAGCAGCCCCGCGAAGCGCTGCCGGAGCGTAGCCCGGTGGCTTTTGCCAGCCGCTTGGCCGAGGCCAGAACTTAAAAAGTCGGGATTCCGACCAGCGCGCAGAACCACAATCGGCTCCGATCTTCCCCAAGACGGAGCCGAGCATGTCCAAGCGCACCCACAACATTCAAACCCCGGGCGAAGTGCCCACGACCACGCAGGACGACGATTCCAGCGCCACCGGCGCCACGCAGCCCGGCGACGATCAAACCCCCGCCGCGGCCACCGCGCCCGCCGAACCCGCCGCTGCCTCGCCGGCACCCAACGACGAGCAGCCCAAGGCCGCGCCGCGCGGCAAGGCGCCCAAGACGCGCGCCGAGTACGCCACGACGCCCGCCGCCGACATCGACCCCGCCGCGATTACCGCGCCCGTGCTGTCCCGCGACGGCTGGGTGATCCCGCTGCCCAAGGCCTGATCATGGGCAAGGTCATCAAGAAGGTCGCAAAGGTCGTCAACAAGATCGACCCCATCGGCCGGCAAGTGGACAAGCAGCTCAACAAGGCCGGCCTGCCAACCGCCAGCGACGTGGGCGACATGCTGGGCGGCGCTGAGCCGGTGGAGTCCACAGCAGGCGCCGGCACGGCCTCGGCCGAGGAACAGCGCCTGAAGGACGAGCAGGAAGCGGCCGCCCTGGCCAACCGCGCCACCGCCGAGCGTGCCAAGCAGCGACGCGCCGGCAGCCTGCTGGCGTCTGGCGGGAACGGCGGCAACGCGCAGACGTCATCCGTCCTCGCATACGGCAAACGCACCTTCGGGGAGTAGCCCACCGTGGCAGAAGATCAGCTCGCGTGCGACATCATCCGCCGTCTTGGCACCCTCAAGGGCCTGCGCGCACCGCACGAAGACATCTGGCGGGAATGCTTCGACCTGTCGTTCCCGATCCGGTCCCAGGGTTTCAACGGGGACACCGAGGACATCCAGAGCGTGGCGGGCAAGCGGGCCCGCCTGTTCGATTCCACGTCCACCGACGCGGGCCGCATCCTGGCGTCCGGCATCCAGAGCGGCATGACCCCGGCGAACTCGCGCTGGTTCGGCATGACGGTCTGGGATGAGACGGACGAGGAACGCCGCTGGCTGGACGAGTCGGCCGAGCGGCTGTGGGAAAGCATTCACGCCAGCAACTTCGACGCGGACGCCTTCGAATCCCAGCTGGACATCGTGGGCGCCGGCTGGTTCGTCCTGTTCATCGACAACCAGAAGGACGACGACGGGTCGGTGACAGGCCTGCGCTTCGAGCAATGGCCTATCTCCGGCTGTTACTGCGCGGCGTCCAAGCCTGGCGGCGAAATCGACACGATCTACCGCCCGTACCAGCTGACCGTCGAGCAGTGCGTGAGCGAATTCGGCCTGGCCAAGGCCAGCGAGAAGGTGCGCCGGCTATACATCGAGGGCAAGTACGACGAGATGATCAACATCGTGCACGCCATCTACCCGCGCCGCGTGTCGGTGGTCAATGCCAAGCGCGCCAAGAACCTGCCCTATGCGTCCGTGCACGTCGACTGCGACGACAAGGCGGTGCTGCGCGAATCCGGCTACCACGAAAAGCCCTTCGCGGCGCCGCGCTGGACGGTCATCCCGAAGTCGGTCTACGCGGTCGGCCCCATGTTCGACGCGCTGCCCGATATCAGAACGCTCAACCAGATGAGCCAAACCGAGCTGATCAATGGCGACCT includes:
- a CDS encoding portal protein → MAEDQLACDIIRRLGTLKGLRAPHEDIWRECFDLSFPIRSQGFNGDTEDIQSVAGKRARLFDSTSTDAGRILASGIQSGMTPANSRWFGMTVWDETDEERRWLDESAERLWESIHASNFDADAFESQLDIVGAGWFVLFIDNQKDDDGSVTGLRFEQWPISGCYCAASKPGGEIDTIYRPYQLTVEQCVSEFGLAKASEKVRRLYIEGKYDEMINIVHAIYPRRVSVVNAKRAKNLPYASVHVDCDDKAVLRESGYHEKPFAAPRWTVIPKSVYAVGPMFDALPDIRTLNQMSQTELINGDLATAGMWIAEDDGVLNPRTVKVGPRKIIVANSVDSMKELKSGSDFSYSFTKRAELTAAIRKLLMADQLQPQDGPAMTATEVHVRVQLIRQLLGPVYGRLQAEYLKPLIQRCFGLAFRAGLFDTPPESLGGRTYTITYMSPMAKSQKLEEVSATESTLASVAAVAEAKQDPSVWDNINSDEAVRVIVEGRGAPAKIGNTAEEVAAIRQRRAEQQAAEQQQAQQQQIAQVAGEAAATRMAEAA